From bacterium, a single genomic window includes:
- a CDS encoding reductive dehalogenase yields the protein MVPIILFLSWSLFVLLISMSLAFIITSIHEKRFRPVFKILAILPGIFFYGLLLYISFPYKYIILEIILIFTFAGSLIFFFIPVGRRNNIKIVGSQEKVDERDALFHRFYRIKPGMEEFDKYYKMHPENKEIDNEVRELPNLNEPGSISYNKMTSPFQQAAFDILDTFNKQVDFWPPVKTDIKVAASAKEFTKRIKGFARYLGADLVGITPLNQAYVYSNIGRSPGEWGEEITLNHPNAIAIAVKMDFDMMRFAPHHIVTTETAFKYFEAAKISAIVARYIQLLGYSARANLDGNYRVMCPPIAADAGLGELGRLGLLITPKFGPRVRIAVVTTDMPLEFDKPISFGVQDFCTFCKKCAVNCPSGSIDKGDKKVYRGVEKWQSNQITCYKFWRMQGSDCSICVNVCPFSHPSTFLHNIIRWGIKRNWFFRRFALIADDFFYGRRPVNQAPFPSWHKPA from the coding sequence ATGGTACCTATTATCCTATTCCTTTCATGGAGCCTTTTTGTACTTTTAATCTCAATGTCTCTTGCATTTATCATTACTTCCATTCATGAAAAACGATTCAGGCCGGTTTTTAAAATCCTTGCAATTCTGCCGGGAATATTCTTTTACGGCCTTTTGTTGTACATATCGTTCCCTTATAAATACATTATTCTTGAAATTATTTTAATTTTTACATTTGCCGGATCCCTTATTTTCTTTTTTATACCAGTGGGAAGACGAAACAATATAAAAATTGTCGGCAGCCAGGAAAAAGTTGATGAAAGAGATGCACTTTTTCATAGATTTTACAGGATTAAACCCGGGATGGAAGAATTCGATAAGTACTACAAAATGCACCCTGAAAATAAAGAGATTGACAATGAAGTAAGGGAACTTCCCAACCTTAATGAACCCGGATCAATTTCTTACAATAAGATGACATCTCCTTTTCAACAGGCTGCTTTTGACATATTGGATACATTTAACAAACAAGTGGACTTCTGGCCTCCTGTTAAAACTGACATTAAAGTTGCTGCATCCGCAAAAGAGTTTACAAAAAGAATCAAGGGTTTTGCCCGGTATCTCGGAGCAGACCTTGTAGGAATAACACCTCTAAATCAGGCCTATGTTTACAGCAACATCGGAAGATCTCCGGGAGAATGGGGTGAAGAAATAACATTAAACCATCCTAATGCAATTGCAATTGCAGTAAAGATGGATTTTGATATGATGAGATTTGCTCCTCATCACATTGTAACAACTGAAACTGCTTTCAAGTATTTTGAGGCGGCAAAAATTTCGGCAATAGTAGCGAGATACATTCAACTTCTCGGTTACAGTGCAAGAGCAAACCTTGATGGGAACTACCGCGTCATGTGCCCTCCCATTGCTGCAGATGCAGGGCTTGGAGAACTGGGACGGCTCGGTCTTCTTATAACTCCCAAATTCGGCCCTCGCGTAAGAATTGCCGTAGTAACAACAGATATGCCTCTGGAATTTGATAAACCGATCTCTTTTGGTGTTCAGGATTTCTGTACTTTTTGTAAAAAATGTGCGGTTAATTGTCCGTCCGGTTCTATTGATAAAGGGGATAAGAAAGTTTACCGCGGAGTTGAAAAATGGCAATCCAATCAGATTACATGCTACAAATTCTGGAGAATGCAGGGTTCTGACTGCTCTATATGTGTTAATGTCTGCCCATTTTCGCATCCTTCAACATTTCTGCATAATATTATACGATGGGGTATAAAGCGCAACTGGTTTTTCAGAAGATTTGCACTTATTGCTGATGACTTCTTCTACGGAAGGCGTCCTGTTAATCAGGCACCGTTCCCATCCTGGCATAAGCCTGCATAA
- a CDS encoding GNAT family N-acetyltransferase: MYGKRINIKIRKCTSEDYNIIIDIWEKAGLKFKPLGRDSREKMAAEMERGVGTFFIGEIDDKPAGCILATHDGRKGWINRVAVDPEYRRLGIATALIRHAEKHLENLGMEIITCLIEDWNKSSMELFLSLGYVKHDDIIYFSKRKNDDV, from the coding sequence ATGTACGGTAAAAGAATTAATATCAAAATTCGCAAATGCACATCTGAAGACTATAATATTATCATAGACATCTGGGAAAAAGCCGGGCTTAAATTCAAGCCTCTCGGAAGAGACAGCAGGGAGAAGATGGCTGCTGAAATGGAAAGAGGAGTCGGCACTTTTTTTATCGGTGAAATTGACGATAAACCTGCAGGCTGCATTCTTGCCACACACGACGGCAGAAAAGGATGGATCAACCGCGTTGCTGTTGACCCTGAATACAGACGGCTCGGCATAGCTACAGCTCTTATCCGCCATGCAGAAAAACACCTCGAAAACCTTGGTATGGAGATAATTACATGCCTGATAGAGGATTGGAATAAATCCTCGATGGAACTATTTTTGTCTCTCGGGTATGTTAAGCATGACGATATAATCTATTTCAGTAAACGTAAAAACGATGATGTATAA